Below is a window of Halogeometricum rufum DNA.
TCGTTTCGCCCGATGCGAGTCTGCAGCTCAAGTCGTAACTGACGAACTAGATGGTGAGCCGTCATCCCGAATTAGTAAGACGACGAGGAACTTGCGGAACGAGTTGTCTCTTTACACACTTGAACTCATGTCCGAAGAGGGAATCGCTAGACTGGTAGACGAAGTAGAGGAAGGATAGGTCTACTCTCCCCTGAGCACGCGGTCAGACCAATAGGGAGTATCTCCCAAATTGCGCTTGAGGTCATCACGGCACTCGTCTTCGCTATGAGTGTCTCAAGCCGTCCCAACCGAGCAGCATCGGGTTCTCTTCGCTTTCTCCGGTGCCAGAATCACCAACGATAACGTTGCCGGATCACGTTTGACTAAAGATACCAGTAAGGGCGCGGAAACGTCCCGAGATGTCTTCACGTCAACTTGTAGCCAAAGACCTCAAAGTCGTGCTCAGAGCTTCTCTGTAGGTTGAATCGACGGATGGGCTCCTTGTTCTTCCACTCCCACATCTCCACAGGCGAGTATTCGCGACAGAACTCGTGGAATGGGAACTCCCCGAGGTTACCGATTCGCTTCACATCCAAATCGTCTGCACCTTAGATGACTGCTATTGGTGGGCCCGCTCACGATCAATCTCGCTGGTGGTAAACCGATATATTGACAGAATGTCAGATACTCTGAATATGAACTTTCGTACTCACGTGTAACCGCCTGTTACGCACCGTTTCCCCGCTAACAAGGAAGATCTAGCGAACTCCCTATCAAAAAGTCCCGAATTACGCTGTAACACTCTGTTACATCCTGCTCAGATGCCTGAACGTTGCTTAACTCCTCTACAGTTGTTGCCGGAGGAGCAGTAGATTCAAAATCCGATATTGATGTTGCTTCCGCTTCGGGTTCCACACCGTGCTTAGTGTGAATATTCCTACTCTCAATCTAGAGAGGCTCACTAGAATTCCGTTGTCGGAACCAATCCCGGCTTGACGATGAGCGTATTCCCCGCGGTTACACACCTCCATTGGCGTTCCATTCTATAGAAGCAGACCCTCTCCCTTCACAGGTACTGAGAACTCTTCCGACTTAGCCCAATCAATTGGTCCGAGTCGTGGCATTCATGCCTTTTCTGGAAGCACGATTCCCATCCTATTACGGCTCGATGGCACCCGAATCCCGTCTATTGCCTCTGGATGCAGGGATCGCGACTAGAATTGGTGACGAACATTGAAAGTGGCAACTGCAATTGGCGTAGTCTGCACAAAGACCACTCAAAAACTCGGGAAGAATGCAGTATCGTTAACGCAGTTGTGCCCAGTCTCTGGATACTGTTCTTTCGGTGTCCCAAATTGTTGAACACCAATTCACCAATCCCCAATTCTAATTGGCCCTCTAAATACTCAATTCGGCTCTCTCACGGCGATGACGTCGAACACGTCAAGAGCATTCGCAGGTCGGCTGCCAGTCGACAAAGCAGAGCTCTTCGAAGCAGCGATCGAAGAATCAGACAATACGAAATCAGAAATGGTGCGACGTGCGATTCAGTACTACATTAGTAAGAATCCCGATCGCATCGAGGTACTCTATCCAAACGATTCTCTGGAGCGGTTCACGCTGGAGTTGATGGATTGATGGCTGAAAACCGAGTGCCGAACATCATCTACAACGAGCCAGAGGGACGAGAAGCTCGTATCGCGCGAGATGCGAACGGGGTCGCGATCGGGGTCGCCCTATTCTTCACTCCAGGCGAACTCGCAGCCGTCGGTGTTGACCCGGCGAAAACGGATGTCGTGAGGCTGCGGTTCGTCGACGGCGAAATCGACCTCATCCCAGCAGAAGCCAGAGAGTACACATCGGCATAGCCGTTGCGAATTGAGGAAACGGTTATGTCAGATGTGTCCGTTGCCTACATTAGAAATGGATAATCCCCACGAAGACGGTGACGAACGGGACGACGAGGGGAAGTTCTCGACGAGATACGCTCCGGAGGATTTCCTCAGCGCACTAGACCGATTAGGTGGTTCAGGATCGACAAAGGAGATTGCAGACGAAGTGGGCTGTTCGAGACGGACAGCGAACTATCGCCTCTCTGACCTCGAAAACGAAGGGCGAGTCGACTCGCGCGAAGTTGGACGATCGATTCTGTGGCAGGTGAACGAAGATGGCGAATAGCCGTCACGCAGCGACGTATCCGAGCGAGGAGCAGTATCAGCGGTGGCAAGACCGCGCGAACGAGATGGGGATGTCCACTTCGGAGTTCATCGAAGCGATGGTCGAGGCGGGGATGAAGAAGTTCACCGCCGCCGTCGAACCCGACGAAACGAACCAAGAGCTCCGAGATCAGCGACGGGAACTGAAGGACGAACTCGACCACACGCGGAGTCGGGTTCGAGAACTGGAGGACATGGTCTACCACGGAGAGCGCCGGACCATCAAACGCTACGTCGACGACAACCCGGGCGCGACGTACGACGAGATCATCCAGCACCTCATCGAGACCGTCCCGAGCCGAGTAACTACCCACCTCGGTGACCTCGAAGGAGACGAACTCCGGTACGAGGACGAAGGCTACTACCCGGCCACCGGAGACCGTTCCTGATGGCCCGAGGTGACACCGACACTTCTGACCGCGCTACCAACGAAATCGGAGAGCGAGATGTCGAATACTGGCTGGGCGTGTACAAGTCGATAGACGAGGTTCCGAGCCGATATCGACTGGAGAGCTTCTCGTCCGAGTTCGCTGGGAAGGATACGTGGAGCGACTACTTGGACACTCGTGACGACCTCGCGGAGTCGACGAAGAAGAACTCGTGGTATCCGTGCGGCGACCGCTTCAAGAAGTTCATGCGGGAGGAAGTAGGGC
It encodes the following:
- a CDS encoding FaeA/PapI family transcriptional regulator yields the protein MDNPHEDGDERDDEGKFSTRYAPEDFLSALDRLGGSGSTKEIADEVGCSRRTANYRLSDLENEGRVDSREVGRSILWQVNEDGE